The following proteins are co-located in the Plasmodium brasilianum strain Bolivian I chromosome 11, whole genome shotgun sequence genome:
- a CDS encoding E3 ubiquitin-protein ligase RNF5, translated as MNERDEEYDSLYDVIYDYDINEEFINDNNNNNSRIKSVNCDIKDKLINEKKLNSEYVLIENKYNVYNGVNNEKIIKEDELQKEEKINTLSSHELGYNFTYAQNTEKNAKEHNARFHDATANLKKNEVIIVNSIDFKKEEESTLLFKKNNIQSNSNYSSNNNGNNDKLNVNNDNICENNSIHYENVLNEGERILNGNEEIMNIKKNKTELIDRGGRGFDNMSEKTCEKEKCYADYNEETVLHQNKPSVHMNSEHSSYDINGKNFDGTINGKNSIGEDYRKEKRELAEQDDVHVVHNDNNNNNCYYDNDIGVKNDGLSKKCEPVILNENIYNYEKYSEGCTENSQQDISGKQKNDTDEKMNTKQDEKKYCNNNNSNNNSNNNNSNNCSNNSSNNSSNNSNNNNNCTYGENKTKEENANKNTTQENEGRCTYECNICFDDVRDPVVTKCGHLFCWMCLCAWIKKNNDCPVCKAEVSRENVIPLYGRGKNSNEHKYTKFEEPRPTPKRKGVRRNNNNYSNNLGLRASFGVWVNPFSFGMSYANMSEESFFYESRNENRRSHIETYQAEAASSFFFFLGFFLSLYILFYSS; from the coding sequence atgaatgaaagAGATGAAGAATATGATTCGCTCTACGATGTTATATATGATTATGATATTAATgaagaatttataaatgataataataataataatagcagaaTTAAATCTGTAAATTGtgatataaaagataaattaataaatgagaaaaagTTAAATTCCGAATATGTATTGATagagaataaatataatgtatataatggagtaaataatgaaaaaataatcaaaGAAGACGAATTgcaaaaagaagaaaaaataaatacactaTCGTCACACGAATTAggttataattttacttacGCTCagaatacagaaaaaaatgcaaaagaGCATAATGCACGGTTCCATGATGCTACAgcaaatttaaagaaaaacgaAGTTATCATTGTGAATAGTATCGattttaaaaaggaagaagaaagtactttattattcaaaaaaaataatatacagagtaatagtaattatagtagtaataataatggaaataatgacaagttaaatgtaaataatgataatatatgtgAAAATAACAGTATACATtatgaaaatgtattaaatgAGGGAGAAAGAATTCTTAACGGAAATGAAGAGattatgaatattaaaaaaaataagacaGAACTGATTGATAGAGGGGGAAGAGGTTTTGATAATATGTCAGAGAAGACAtgtgaaaaggaaaaatgttACGCAGATTATAATGAAGAAACAGTACTTCATCAGAACAAACCATCAGTTCATATGAATAGCGAACATAGTTCTTATGAtattaatggaaaaaattttgatgGCACAATTAATGGCAAAAATAGTATAGGTGAAGATTACCGTAAGGAGAAACGGGAATTAGCGGAACAAGATGATGTTCATGTTGTccataatgataataataataataattgttattATGATAATGATATTGGGGTAAAAAATGATGgtttaagtaaaaaatgcGAACCTGTGATAttgaatgaaaatatatataattatgaaaaatattcagAAGGTTGTACAGAGAATAGTCAACAAGACATAAGTgggaaacaaaaaaatgatacagatgaaaaaatgaatacgaaacaggatgaaaaaaaatattgtaacaataacaatagtaataacaacagcaataataataatagtaataactgcagtaataacagtagtaataacagtagtaataatagtaataataataataattgtacgtatggagaaaataaaacgaaagaGGAAAACGCAAATAAAAACACTACACAAGAAAATGAAGGCAGATGTACATATGAATGTAATATTTGTTTTGATGATGTGAGAGACCCTGTAGTAACAAAATGTGGTCATTTGTTTTGTTGGATGTGCCTTTGTGcatggataaaaaaaaataatgattgtCCTGTGTGCAAAGCAGAAGTATCAAGAGAAAATGTTATTCCATTGTAtggaagaggaaaaaatagtaatgaaCACAAATACACAAAATTTGAAGAACCTAGACCAACTCCCAAACGAAAAGGTGTTAgaaggaataataataattactcTAATAATTTAGGCTTAAGGGCATCATTTGGTGTTTGGGTAAACCCTTTTTCTTTCGGTATGTCCTACGCAAACATGTCTGAAGAATCTTTCTTTTATGAAAGTAGGAACGAAAATAGAAGATCCCATATAGAAACGTATCAAGCAGAAGCTgcttcttcctttttcttttttttaggattttttctttccttatatattttgttttattcttcctaa